A genomic segment from Nisaea sediminum encodes:
- the nusB gene encoding transcription antitermination factor NusB encodes MSKSSQKALDRKRRTAARLAAVQTLYQMAITGTPAPRVIAEFKELRLEGGADDESFGPADPVFYEKLAAGVASNLDAVDQLIAGALSEDWALDRLETIVRNILQCGAHELLAHGDIPAPVVISEYVDVAHAFFAEKEPGFINGVLDRIARTVREDEPGAAALGSESA; translated from the coding sequence ATGAGCAAATCGAGCCAGAAGGCATTGGACCGCAAGCGCCGCACCGCGGCGCGTCTTGCCGCGGTGCAGACGCTTTACCAGATGGCGATTACAGGCACGCCGGCACCGCGTGTGATTGCGGAGTTCAAGGAACTGCGGCTCGAGGGCGGCGCCGACGACGAGAGCTTCGGTCCGGCGGATCCGGTATTCTACGAGAAGCTCGCGGCCGGCGTGGCCTCCAATCTCGACGCGGTTGATCAGCTCATTGCCGGGGCGCTCTCCGAGGATTGGGCGCTCGACCGGCTCGAGACCATTGTCCGCAACATCCTGCAATGCGGCGCGCACGAATTGCTGGCCCATGGCGACATTCCGGCGCCGGTCGTGATCTCGGAATATGTCGATGTGGCCCACGCTTTCTTTGCGGAGAAGGAGCCGGGTTTCATCAATGGGGTGCTAGACCGGATCGCGCGCACCGTTCGTGAAGATGAGCCCGGAGCTGCGGCTCTCGGTTCCGAAAGTGCCTGA
- a CDS encoding flagellar basal body-associated FliL family protein: MKIIVILVVLLALVGGGVYGVSMFAPGLLPPQVLSLLGQEVPPEDENKVEERPAVTQLIDLEPLSIPIFRDGQVERFLVLHIFIEVEPGPDFELVNREKVRIIDAYLAYVHALSSLDIKPGINDRAFLKQRLMAKTEEIVGKGVVVDLLFQNVFERPLQG, encoded by the coding sequence ATGAAGATTATTGTCATCCTCGTCGTCCTGCTCGCGCTTGTCGGCGGAGGCGTCTACGGCGTCTCGATGTTTGCGCCGGGGCTGCTTCCGCCGCAGGTCCTCTCCTTGCTCGGTCAGGAGGTGCCGCCGGAAGACGAGAACAAGGTCGAGGAGCGGCCGGCGGTGACCCAGCTCATCGATCTGGAGCCGCTCAGTATCCCGATCTTCCGCGACGGGCAGGTCGAGCGCTTTCTGGTCCTGCACATCTTCATCGAGGTCGAACCAGGGCCGGATTTCGAGCTGGTGAACCGGGAAAAGGTCCGCATCATTGATGCCTATCTCGCGTATGTGCATGCGCTTTCCTCGCTCGATATCAAACCCGGCATCAATGACCGGGCCTTTCTGAAACAGCGTCTGATGGCGAAAACCGAGGAAATCGTTGGCAAGGGCGTCGTCGTCGATCTTCTGTTCCAGAACGTTTTCGAACGGCCGTTGCAGGGCTAG
- the glyA gene encoding serine hydroxymethyltransferase yields the protein MSAFETTTTDNPFFATPLAESDPELFGAITEELHRQKDQIELIASENIVSRAVLEAQGSVLTNKYAEGYPGRRYYGGCEFVDKAEALAIERACKLFNCAFANVQPHSGAQANQAVMLALVQPGDTVMGMSLAAGGHLTHGAPPNLSGKWFKAVQYGVRKEDAQIDFDQVRALAEEHKPKLIIAGGSAYPREIDFAKFREIADSVGAYFHVDMAHFAGLVAGGAHPSPLQHAHVVTTTTHKTLRGPRGGMILSNDPELGKKINSAVFPGLQGGPLMHVIAAKAVSFGEALTPEFKTYSRRVVENARALCDVLKERGLDIVSGGTDTHVVLVDLRPKGLTGNVAEQALERAGITCNKNGVPFDPEKPMVTSGVRLGTPAGTTRGFGVAEFKQIGNLIGDVLDAVAQNPDSSSLTEDKVRAEVGVLCDRFPIY from the coding sequence ATGTCCGCTTTTGAGACCACCACGACCGACAATCCGTTCTTCGCCACGCCGCTCGCCGAGAGCGATCCGGAGCTGTTCGGCGCGATCACCGAGGAACTGCACCGTCAGAAGGATCAGATCGAGCTGATCGCTTCGGAAAACATCGTCTCGCGCGCCGTTCTCGAGGCGCAGGGATCGGTCCTGACGAACAAGTATGCCGAAGGGTATCCGGGGCGCCGCTACTATGGCGGCTGCGAATTCGTCGACAAGGCGGAAGCGCTGGCGATTGAGCGGGCGTGCAAGCTTTTCAATTGTGCCTTTGCCAATGTGCAGCCGCATTCAGGCGCGCAGGCAAATCAGGCGGTGATGCTGGCGCTGGTGCAGCCGGGCGATACCGTCATGGGAATGTCGCTCGCGGCCGGCGGGCACCTGACTCACGGGGCGCCGCCGAACCTGTCAGGCAAGTGGTTCAAGGCGGTGCAATATGGTGTGCGGAAAGAGGACGCGCAGATCGATTTCGATCAGGTCCGGGCGCTGGCCGAGGAACACAAGCCGAAGCTGATCATCGCGGGCGGTTCCGCCTATCCGCGTGAGATCGATTTCGCGAAGTTCCGTGAGATCGCTGATTCCGTCGGGGCCTATTTCCATGTCGACATGGCGCATTTCGCGGGATTGGTCGCCGGCGGCGCGCATCCGAGCCCGCTCCAGCATGCCCATGTGGTCACCACGACGACGCACAAGACCCTCCGCGGCCCGCGCGGCGGCATGATCCTCTCGAACGATCCGGAACTCGGCAAGAAGATCAATTCGGCCGTCTTCCCGGGCCTACAGGGCGGTCCGCTGATGCATGTGATCGCCGCGAAGGCGGTCTCGTTCGGCGAGGCGCTGACACCGGAATTCAAGACCTATTCCCGCCGGGTGGTGGAAAACGCGCGCGCGCTTTGCGACGTCCTGAAAGAACGCGGGCTCGATATCGTTTCCGGCGGTACGGACACTCATGTCGTGCTTGTCGACCTTCGCCCGAAAGGGCTGACCGGGAATGTTGCGGAGCAGGCGCTGGAGCGCGCCGGTATAACCTGCAACAAGAACGGTGTTCCGTTCGATCCGGAAAAGCCGATGGTAACCTCCGGGGTTCGGCTCGGCACCCCAGCCGGCACGACCCGCGGTTTCGGGGTCGCCGAATTCAAGCAGATCGGAAATCTGATCGGCGATGTCCTGGACGCCGTCGCACAGAATCCGGACTCTAGTTCACTGACCGAGGATAAGGTGCGCGCTGAGGTCGGCGTGCTTTGCGATCGGTTCCCGATCTACTGA
- the rpiB gene encoding ribose 5-phosphate isomerase B, which produces MADNAIVIGSDHAGYSLKQVLIAHLKDKGWDVVDVGTHGPDSVDYPDFGSAVARALKDGKGDRGIVVCGTGIGISIAANRHAWVRAALCHDITSARLCREHNDANVLALGARLIGEEVAKDCVDVFLGTEFGGGRHQRRVDKLGLTEST; this is translated from the coding sequence ATGGCAGATAACGCAATCGTGATCGGATCGGATCACGCCGGATATTCTTTGAAGCAAGTATTGATTGCTCATCTCAAAGATAAGGGGTGGGACGTGGTCGATGTCGGCACTCATGGTCCGGATTCCGTCGATTATCCCGATTTCGGCAGCGCTGTGGCCAGGGCCTTGAAAGACGGCAAGGGCGACCGCGGCATCGTGGTTTGCGGTACCGGGATCGGGATTAGCATTGCCGCCAACCGCCACGCGTGGGTGCGTGCGGCACTTTGTCACGATATCACCTCAGCCCGACTTTGCCGGGAGCATAACGATGCGAATGTTCTCGCGCTTGGCGCACGGCTGATTGGGGAAGAAGTCGCGAAAGACTGCGTTGACGTCTTTCTCGGCACAGAATTTGGAGGCGGCAGGCATCAGCGTCGCGTAGACAAACTTGGTTTGACCGAGAGCACATAA
- the nrdR gene encoding transcriptional regulator NrdR, which translates to MRCPFCGHTDTQVKDSRPTEDSAAIRRRRFCPACGARFTTFERVQLRELTVVKKTGKRAPFDRDKLVRSIQIAMRKRPVDPERVERMVTSIVRRLESMGEAEIPSEVIGQMVMESLANLDQVAYVRFASVYKNFREAKDFEEFVEEISHDGDD; encoded by the coding sequence ATGCGCTGTCCGTTCTGCGGTCACACCGATACCCAGGTGAAGGATTCCCGTCCGACCGAAGACAGTGCCGCCATCCGGCGGCGCCGGTTCTGCCCGGCATGCGGTGCCCGGTTCACGACGTTTGAGCGGGTTCAGCTCCGTGAACTGACCGTGGTGAAGAAGACCGGCAAGCGTGCCCCCTTCGATCGCGACAAGCTGGTGCGGTCGATCCAGATCGCCATGCGCAAGCGCCCGGTCGATCCGGAGCGCGTGGAACGGATGGTGACCAGTATCGTGCGTCGGCTCGAAAGCATGGGCGAGGCGGAGATCCCGTCCGAGGTGATCGGGCAGATGGTTATGGAATCTCTGGCAAACCTAGATCAGGTTGCCTATGTCCGCTTCGCGTCGGTCTACAAGAACTTCCGCGAAGCCAAGGATTTTGAGGAATTCGTCGAGGAAATCAGTCACGACGGAGACGACTGA
- the ribB gene encoding 3,4-dihydroxy-2-butanone-4-phosphate synthase, with protein sequence MSETAESLGEVFRTALSSIEEVVEEARQGRMFILVDDEDRENEGDLCIPAQMATPEVINFMAKHGRGLICLSMERERIEKLGLPLMSANNGTRHETAFTVSIEAREGVTTGISAHDRARTIQVAIDPRAARDDIVTPGHVFPLMARDGGTLVRAGHTEAVVDIARMAGLNPSGVICEIMNDDGTMARLPDLVQFAQFHGLKVATIADLIEYRRRTESVVQRSVETTLDSAHGGDWRMIVYVNKITYAEHVALVKGDITTADPVLVRMHALSIMEDVLGDRTGARAGGELQNAMRQIGEEGRGVVVLIREPSATALSDRVRRKLRAEAEGKGSENELRDYGVGAQILVDLGVSDMILLSNHDRNIVGLEGYGLTVAERRGVKTGTEGAGE encoded by the coding sequence ATGTCTGAAACCGCTGAATCGCTCGGCGAAGTCTTTCGCACTGCTCTCTCCTCCATCGAGGAGGTGGTCGAGGAGGCGCGTCAGGGCCGCATGTTCATCCTTGTCGATGACGAGGACCGTGAGAACGAGGGCGACCTCTGCATTCCGGCGCAGATGGCGACGCCCGAAGTGATCAACTTCATGGCCAAGCACGGCCGCGGGCTGATCTGCCTCTCGATGGAACGCGAGCGGATCGAGAAGCTCGGTCTGCCGCTTATGTCGGCCAACAACGGCACGCGGCACGAAACCGCCTTCACCGTCTCTATCGAGGCGCGGGAAGGAGTGACGACCGGAATTTCGGCACATGACCGGGCGCGCACGATCCAGGTCGCGATCGACCCGCGCGCGGCACGTGACGATATCGTCACGCCGGGTCACGTCTTCCCGCTTATGGCGCGAGATGGCGGCACGCTGGTCCGCGCCGGGCATACCGAGGCGGTCGTTGATATCGCCCGCATGGCGGGGCTCAACCCGTCGGGCGTGATCTGCGAGATCATGAACGACGACGGCACCATGGCGCGACTGCCGGATCTGGTGCAGTTCGCGCAGTTTCACGGCCTCAAGGTCGCGACCATCGCCGATCTGATCGAATATCGCCGGCGCACCGAGTCGGTCGTCCAGCGCTCCGTCGAGACCACGCTGGACAGCGCCCATGGCGGCGACTGGCGCATGATCGTCTACGTCAACAAGATCACCTATGCCGAGCACGTCGCTCTGGTGAAGGGCGATATCACCACGGCGGACCCGGTTCTGGTGCGTATGCACGCGCTCAGCATCATGGAAGACGTGCTCGGCGACCGGACCGGCGCCCGCGCCGGCGGCGAGCTGCAGAACGCCATGCGTCAGATCGGTGAGGAGGGGCGAGGCGTCGTCGTCCTCATCCGTGAACCCTCCGCGACCGCACTCTCGGACCGGGTGCGCCGGAAGTTGCGCGCCGAGGCCGAGGGCAAGGGCAGCGAGAACGAACTCAGGGATTACGGTGTCGGCGCCCAGATTTTGGTCGATCTCGGGGTCAGCGACATGATTCTTCTCAGCAATCACGACCGGAATATTGTCGGGCTCGAGGGCTACGGACTGACCGTGGCGGAGCGTCGCGGCGTAAAGACAGGAACCGAAGGAGCGGGCGAATGA
- a CDS encoding DUF6898 family protein — translation MARKLDERGVIIEFLPSGSYVKVSAFDPVTMTEVSIVGNPASGETVLRHTVLRKLRYVLEKNNPSKPAARRGRLV, via the coding sequence ATGGCGCGCAAACTAGACGAACGCGGCGTGATAATCGAGTTTCTGCCGTCGGGCAGCTACGTGAAGGTCAGCGCCTTCGATCCGGTCACGATGACGGAGGTTTCGATCGTCGGCAATCCGGCGAGCGGCGAAACTGTGTTGCGGCACACCGTGTTGCGAAAGCTCAGATACGTGCTCGAAAAGAACAACCCGTCCAAACCGGCGGCGAGACGCGGAAGACTGGTTTGA
- a CDS encoding MucR family transcriptional regulator, whose protein sequence is MTEESREENLGSSELLRMTTDVVSAYLGNNTVAASQISEIISTVHEALSRLNTEVSEPEAEPAKPAVPIRRSITPEYIVCLEDGKRLKMLKRHLRTTYNMTPEEYRAKWGLPADYPMVAPNYAAQRSEFAKKIGLGRNAVKRGGRKRKAS, encoded by the coding sequence ATGACCGAAGAATCCCGCGAAGAAAATCTGGGCTCCTCTGAACTACTGCGCATGACGACGGACGTCGTGTCGGCCTATCTCGGAAATAACACCGTGGCCGCTTCCCAGATTTCAGAGATCATCAGCACCGTTCATGAGGCCCTGTCGCGTCTCAATACTGAAGTAAGCGAACCGGAAGCGGAGCCGGCGAAACCGGCTGTCCCGATCCGGCGTTCGATTACGCCCGAATACATTGTGTGTCTCGAGGACGGCAAGCGCCTCAAGATGCTCAAGCGGCACCTCCGGACCACCTACAACATGACCCCGGAAGAGTATCGCGCGAAATGGGGGCTCCCGGCGGATTATCCGATGGTTGCGCCGAACTATGCCGCGCAGCGCTCGGAGTTCGCGAAGAAGATTGGCCTTGGCCGCAACGCAGTGAAGCGCGGCGGACGCAAGCGCAAAGCGAGCTAA
- a CDS encoding MFS transporter has product MTTSTIEDRDPTVRNVVLLAICQALAMTGMSVNMTVTALVGQQLASDPAWSTVPLALQFTATMATTLPASFLMRKVGRRAGFAVGITIGILGALLAYHGIFERSFAIFASGSMMIGCFQGFAVFYRHAAADTASATFRSKAISLVLAGGVFAAIVGPELSKWSYDLFTPVLYAGCFIVVACVQALSFAFLYFVHIPPARHAPDSPNIRPLSVIVRQPTFIVAAIGAMIGYGVMSFVMTATPLAIVGCGYEFRDAAFVIQWHVLAMYAPSFFTGSLIQRFGVRQVMMTGAVILVGAASVNISGLEIERFWLGLVMLGIGWNFMFVGGTSLLAECHSPEERAKVQGLNDFLVFGTVTVSSFASGALLNAFGWNAVNYGVLPLLAIAGSVIAVALWRQRSPV; this is encoded by the coding sequence ATGACCACTTCCACGATCGAAGACCGCGATCCGACGGTTCGCAATGTCGTTCTTCTGGCGATCTGTCAGGCGCTCGCCATGACCGGCATGTCAGTTAACATGACCGTGACTGCGCTGGTCGGGCAGCAGCTTGCCTCGGATCCGGCCTGGTCGACGGTCCCGCTCGCGCTTCAGTTCACGGCGACGATGGCGACGACCTTGCCGGCGTCCTTTCTGATGCGGAAGGTCGGACGGCGCGCCGGTTTCGCGGTCGGGATCACGATCGGGATCCTGGGGGCCCTGCTTGCCTATCACGGCATCTTCGAGCGCAGCTTCGCGATCTTCGCCTCTGGCTCGATGATGATCGGATGTTTCCAGGGCTTCGCCGTGTTCTACCGCCATGCGGCGGCCGACACGGCCAGCGCGACCTTCCGCAGCAAGGCGATCTCTCTGGTCCTTGCCGGCGGTGTCTTCGCCGCGATCGTCGGTCCGGAACTCTCGAAATGGTCGTACGATCTCTTTACGCCTGTGCTCTATGCTGGCTGCTTCATTGTTGTCGCTTGCGTCCAGGCGCTTTCCTTCGCTTTCCTCTATTTCGTTCATATTCCGCCGGCGCGCCATGCTCCGGACAGCCCGAACATCCGCCCGCTGTCGGTGATCGTTCGGCAGCCGACCTTCATCGTCGCGGCCATTGGGGCGATGATCGGATACGGGGTGATGAGCTTCGTAATGACTGCAACGCCGCTGGCAATCGTGGGGTGTGGCTACGAGTTCCGGGACGCCGCCTTCGTCATCCAGTGGCACGTGCTGGCAATGTACGCACCGTCCTTCTTCACCGGCTCTCTGATCCAGCGATTCGGGGTCCGGCAGGTCATGATGACCGGTGCAGTGATCCTTGTCGGCGCCGCCTCGGTAAACATCAGCGGGCTCGAAATAGAACGCTTCTGGCTGGGTCTCGTCATGCTCGGGATTGGCTGGAATTTCATGTTCGTCGGCGGAACCTCTCTGCTCGCCGAATGCCACAGTCCGGAAGAGCGTGCGAAGGTGCAGGGCCTGAACGATTTCCTAGTCTTTGGAACGGTTACGGTCTCTTCCTTCGCCTCCGGTGCGCTGCTCAACGCGTTCGGCTGGAACGCGGTCAATTATGGAGTTTTACCGCTCCTTGCCATCGCGGGCTCAGTCATTGCCGTTGCTTTGTGGCGCCAGCGTTCGCCCGTATAA
- a CDS encoding 6,7-dimethyl-8-ribityllumazine synthase, with the protein MSRILIVEARFYEDIADELVKGASAALEAAGAEFERLEVPGALEIPAAISFAAQRNDGPAFDGYVALGCVIRGETTHYDYVCGESARGLQDLALWEGLAIGNGILTVENGEQAWARASVGQKNKGRDAAEAALAMAAIKRRFGIE; encoded by the coding sequence ATGAGCCGCATTCTGATCGTCGAGGCACGCTTCTACGAAGATATCGCCGACGAATTGGTGAAAGGCGCCTCGGCGGCGCTCGAGGCGGCGGGCGCAGAATTCGAGCGGCTCGAGGTGCCCGGAGCGCTCGAGATCCCGGCGGCGATCTCATTCGCCGCGCAGCGGAACGACGGTCCGGCCTTTGACGGCTATGTCGCGCTCGGCTGCGTCATCCGGGGCGAGACGACGCATTACGATTATGTCTGCGGTGAGAGCGCACGTGGCCTGCAGGATCTGGCGCTCTGGGAGGGCCTTGCCATCGGCAACGGGATCCTGACCGTCGAGAACGGAGAGCAGGCCTGGGCGAGGGCCTCGGTCGGGCAGAAGAACAAGGGGCGGGACGCTGCGGAGGCGGCTCTTGCGATGGCTGCCATCAAGCGCCGTTTCGGAATCGAGTGA
- the thiL gene encoding thiamine-phosphate kinase yields the protein MVKRLGEFERIARYFAPLVKGQSEALGLADDAAIVTPPAGMRMAVTADALVAGVHFLESDPPDRIARKALRVNISDLAAMGAEPYGYTVTLALPSGMADPEGWLERFVTGQRSDHITFGLKLLGGDTVSTPGPLTISVTAFGWLPEDRALLRSGARPGDDIYVSGTIGDSGLGLAVLRGRISGLDDDAEQFLIDRYQVPEPRPMLGRALLRVASSALDISDGLAQDLGHIAKCSSVAAEVSLFAIPVSQAAAAVMRSGQAKAADLVSSGDDYELLFTAPKEGREEVMLRAEEASVPVTRIGTVRAGSGVDLLDADGKPLILERRGYTHA from the coding sequence GTGGTGAAACGCCTTGGCGAGTTCGAACGGATCGCGCGGTACTTCGCGCCGCTCGTGAAAGGGCAAAGCGAGGCCCTCGGGCTTGCCGATGATGCGGCGATCGTTACGCCGCCGGCAGGAATGCGGATGGCGGTGACCGCGGACGCGCTGGTCGCCGGGGTACATTTCCTCGAGAGCGATCCGCCGGACCGGATCGCGCGCAAGGCGCTCCGCGTCAATATTTCCGATCTCGCGGCGATGGGCGCCGAGCCTTACGGCTATACCGTCACACTCGCCCTGCCGTCAGGAATGGCGGATCCGGAGGGGTGGCTGGAGCGGTTCGTCACGGGCCAGCGCAGCGACCACATCACCTTCGGGCTGAAGCTGCTCGGCGGCGATACCGTATCCACACCCGGACCGCTCACCATCTCCGTGACGGCGTTCGGCTGGTTACCGGAAGACCGGGCCCTGCTGCGCAGCGGTGCCCGTCCCGGAGACGATATCTATGTCTCTGGGACAATTGGAGATTCGGGGCTCGGACTGGCCGTGCTCAGGGGCCGGATCTCTGGCCTCGATGACGATGCGGAGCAATTCCTGATCGACCGCTATCAGGTTCCGGAGCCGCGTCCGATGTTGGGACGGGCCTTGCTGCGGGTGGCAAGCTCGGCGCTCGACATCTCGGACGGCCTGGCCCAGGACCTCGGACATATCGCCAAGTGTTCTTCCGTCGCCGCGGAAGTCTCCTTGTTTGCAATCCCGGTTTCTCAAGCTGCTGCGGCCGTGATGCGGAGTGGCCAGGCCAAAGCTGCGGATCTGGTTTCGTCCGGCGACGACTACGAATTACTCTTCACCGCCCCGAAGGAGGGTAGGGAAGAGGTCATGTTGCGAGCCGAGGAAGCCAGCGTACCGGTGACCCGGATCGGGACGGTCCGCGCCGGTTCCGGCGTCGATTTGCTCGACGCCGACGGAAAGCCTCTCATACTTGAGCGCCGGGGCTATACCCACGCCTAG
- a CDS encoding riboflavin synthase, with product MFTGIITHIGTVSRIEKTGDTRMTVSAGFDMDSVAIGASIACSGCCLTVVDKGPGWFAVDVSAETLSKTNLSSWKEGTKINLERALKVGDELGGHIVSGHVDGLAELVSIAPEGDSHRLTLRPSPELVAFVAQKGSVTLDGISLTVNEVSAETFGVNIIEHTWNETTLSDRGPGDQLNMEVDMLARYVARLIDVRDLRNV from the coding sequence ATGTTCACAGGAATTATCACGCATATCGGTACGGTCTCCCGTATCGAGAAGACTGGGGATACGCGTATGACGGTATCGGCCGGTTTCGATATGGACAGCGTCGCGATCGGCGCCTCGATCGCCTGTTCCGGATGCTGCCTGACCGTGGTCGACAAGGGACCCGGCTGGTTTGCCGTCGATGTCTCCGCCGAGACGCTCTCCAAGACCAATCTGTCGTCCTGGAAAGAAGGGACGAAAATCAATCTGGAGCGGGCCCTGAAGGTCGGTGACGAGCTCGGCGGCCATATCGTCAGTGGACATGTCGACGGCCTCGCCGAGCTCGTTTCGATCGCTCCGGAAGGCGACAGCCACCGTCTGACCCTGCGTCCGTCGCCGGAGCTCGTCGCTTTCGTCGCTCAGAAAGGATCCGTCACGCTCGACGGTATCTCGTTGACGGTAAACGAGGTTTCCGCAGAGACCTTCGGCGTGAACATCATCGAGCACACCTGGAACGAGACCACTCTCAGCGACCGCGGGCCGGGCGACCAATTGAACATGGAAGTCGACATGCTTGCCCGCTATGTTGCGCGCCTGATTGATGTCCGGGATCTACGGAATGTCTGA
- the ribD gene encoding bifunctional diaminohydroxyphosphoribosylaminopyrimidine deaminase/5-amino-6-(5-phosphoribosylamino)uracil reductase RibD, which produces MQSDTTFMRHALALARRGLGRVAPNPSVGCVIVRNGEIVGRGWTQEGGRPHAEVVALADAGADAAGATVYVSLEPCAHHGASPPCSDALIAAGVARVVYALRDPDPRVDGAGHGKLAAAGIEIVAGVLEKEAEELNIGFLTRIRKNRPAVTLKLATSLDGKVALANGRSQWITGTGARAVSHQIRATHDAILTGIGTVLADDPALTCRLPGLTARSPLRVVLDGGLRLTPDREVAETAHEVPTLAITAVSEDDPRATTLKAVGVEVAGDMPVVDGRLDLEAVLKLLAERGITRLMVESGGELATAFLRRELVDELVWFRAPAIIGEDGVGAVRDLGLELLEFMPRFERRDVRSVGEDLVETYRPRN; this is translated from the coding sequence ATGCAGTCTGACACCACTTTCATGCGGCACGCCCTCGCGCTCGCGCGCAGGGGGCTCGGCAGGGTAGCCCCCAATCCATCTGTCGGCTGCGTCATCGTCAGGAACGGCGAGATCGTCGGGCGCGGGTGGACGCAGGAGGGCGGACGCCCCCATGCCGAAGTGGTCGCACTCGCGGATGCCGGCGCCGACGCGGCGGGCGCGACGGTCTATGTGTCGCTCGAACCATGCGCCCATCATGGGGCTTCCCCGCCGTGCAGTGATGCACTCATCGCCGCCGGAGTCGCCCGCGTCGTCTATGCGCTGAGGGACCCCGACCCCCGTGTCGACGGTGCGGGCCACGGCAAACTCGCGGCGGCCGGCATCGAGATCGTCGCCGGTGTGCTGGAGAAGGAAGCCGAGGAGCTCAATATCGGTTTCCTCACCCGGATCCGGAAGAACCGTCCCGCCGTAACCCTGAAACTGGCGACATCCCTCGACGGCAAGGTAGCGCTCGCGAACGGACGCAGCCAGTGGATCACAGGGACCGGCGCGCGCGCCGTTTCGCATCAGATCCGGGCGACGCACGACGCGATCCTCACCGGTATCGGCACGGTCCTCGCGGATGATCCGGCGCTGACCTGCCGTCTGCCGGGATTGACCGCACGCTCACCGCTGCGGGTCGTTCTTGACGGAGGATTGAGACTGACACCGGATCGCGAGGTCGCGGAAACTGCGCATGAGGTGCCGACCCTGGCAATCACGGCGGTCTCGGAGGATGATCCTCGAGCGACAACTCTGAAGGCCGTCGGAGTCGAGGTCGCCGGAGACATGCCTGTCGTGGACGGCCGGCTTGACCTCGAAGCAGTGCTTAAGCTTCTCGCGGAACGCGGGATCACCCGGCTGATGGTCGAGTCCGGCGGCGAACTCGCGACGGCTTTTCTGCGCCGGGAACTGGTCGACGAACTCGTCTGGTTCCGGGCGCCGGCCATCATCGGAGAGGACGGGGTCGGCGCAGTGCGCGATCTCGGTCTCGAACTGCTCGAATTCATGCCGCGTTTCGAACGGCGTGATGTCAGAAGCGTGGGCGAAGATCTGGTGGAAACCTACCGCCCGCGAAACTAG